A window of Ictidomys tridecemlineatus isolate mIctTri1 chromosome 15, mIctTri1.hap1, whole genome shotgun sequence contains these coding sequences:
- the Thap11 gene encoding THAP domain-containing protein 11, whose translation MPGFTCCVPGCYNNSHRDKALHFYTFPKDAELRRLWLKNVSRAGVSGCFSTFQPTTGHRLCSVHFQGGRKTYTVRVPTIFPLRGVNERKVARRPAGAAAARRRQQQQQQQQQHQQQQQPSPSASTGQTAQLQPNLVSASAAVLLTLQAAVDSSQSPGSVPPAPTTPTGEDVKPIDLTVQVEFAAAEGAAAAAAASELEAATAGLEAAECPMGPQLVVVGEEGFPDTGSDHSYSLSSGTTEEELLRKLNEQRDILALMEVKMKEMKGSIRHLRLTEAKLREELREKDRLLAMAVIRKKHGM comes from the coding sequence ATGCCTGGCTTTACGTGCTGCGTACCGGGCTGCTACAACAACTCTCACCGGGACAAGGCGCTGCACTTCTACACGTTTCCCAAGGACGCTGAACTGCGGCGCCTCTGGCTCAAGAACGTGTCCCGTGCGGGCGTCAGTGGGTGCTTCTCCACCTTCCAGCCCACCACGGGCCACCGTCTTTGCAGCGTTCACTTCCAGGGCGGCCGCAAGACCTATACGGTGCGCGTTCCCACCATCTTCCCACTGCGCGGCGTCAATGAGCGCAAAGTAGCGCGCAGACCCGCGGGGGCCGCGGCCGCCCGCCGCAGgcagcaacaacagcagcagcaacagcagcatcaacagcaacaacaacccTCGCCATCCGCCTCCACTGGCCAGACCGCCCAGTTGCAGCCAAACCTGGTGTCTGCCTCCGCGGCCGTGCTCCTCACCCTTCAGGCCGCTGTAGACAGCAGCCAATCTCCGGGATCCGTGCCGCCTGCGCCCACCACTCCCACTGGAGAAGATGTGAAGCCCATCGACCTTACAGTGCAAGTGGAGTTCGCAGCCGCAGAGGGCGCAGCCGCCGCAGCTGCCGCGTCAGAGCTAGAGGCTGCTACAGCGGGTCTGGAGGCCGCGGAGTGCCCTATGGGCCCCCAGTTGGTGGTAGTAGGGGAAGAGGGCTTTCCAGATACTGGCTCCGACCATTCGTACTCGTTGTCGTCTGGCACCACGGAGGAGGAGCTCCTGCGCAAACTGAACGAGCAGCGGGACATCCTGGCGCTGATGGAAGTGAAGATGAAAGAGATGAAGGGTAGCATCCGCCACTTGCGTCTCACCGAGGCCAAGCTGCGCGAAGAACTTCGTGAGAAGGATCGTCTGCTTGCCATGGCTGTCATCCGTAAGAAGCACGGAATGTGA